The following nucleotide sequence is from Azospirillum brasilense.
GTTGAAGTGCTGGAACACCATGCCGACTTCGCGGCGGACCAGCTCGATGTTCTTCAGGTTGCCGGTCAGCTCGATGCCGTCGACGACGATAGAGCCCTTCTGGTGCTCCTCAAGCCGGTTCAGGCAGCGGATCATGGTCGACTTGCCGGAGCCCGAGGGGCCGCAGATCACGATCCGCTCGCCCTTGGCGACCGACAGGTCGATGTTCTTCAGGACGTGGAACTCGCCGTACCACTTGTGCACTCCACGGCACTGGATGATCGGCTCCCCCTGCGGGAAGCTGCGCGCGGCGCCGGCGGTTTGGGCCATGGTCATCTCTTTTCCCCTTCCCTCAGCGACGGTGACCGCGACGCAGGTCGCGTTCGAGCTTTTGGCTGTATTTGGACATCGAGTAGCAGAACACCCAGTAGATCACGCCGATGAACAGGTAGGCCTCGCGGTAGAAGCCGCGCCACGCCGGGTCGGACAGCGCCGCCTTGGCGGTGCCCAGCAGGTCGTAGAGGCCGATGATGATGACCAGCGACGTGTCCTTGAAGAAGCTGATAAAGGTGTTCACCAGCGGCGGGATGGAGATGGCGAGCGCCTGCGGCAGGATGATCTTGCCCATCGCCTGCCAGTAGTTCAGGCCCAGCGCATCGGCCGCCTCGTACTGGCCCTTCGGAATGGCCTGGAGACCGCCGCGGATCGCCTCCGCCATATAGGCGGCGGCGAACATGATGAAGGCGATCTGCGCGCGCAGCAGCTTGTCGAAGTTCACGCCGGTCGGCAGGAACAGCGGGAACATCACCGAGGCCATGAACAGCAGGCTGATCAGCGGCACGCCTCGGATCAGCTCGATGTAGGTCACCGAGATCACCCGGATGGCGGGAAGCTGCGAGCGCCGGCCGAGCGCCAGCAGGACCGACGCCGGGAAGGCCACGGACAGGCCGACCACCGAGAGCATCAGCGTCAGCGGCAGGCCGCCCCACAGCGTGTTCTCGACATAGGTCAGGCCCAGCACGCCGCCCCACATCAGCACGCCGACCGCGGTCAAGCCGGCGATCCAGACGAGAGCCAGCCAGGGCTTCCAGAAACGGCGGTCGCAGCTCGCCAGCACCAGCGCGATGATGATCACGATAGTGATCAGCGGCCGCCACTGCTCGTCGTACGGGAAGGTGCCGAACATGACGAAGCGCAGCTTCTCGCTGACGAAGGTCCAGCAGGCGCCGCCCTCCTGCCGGCACACCTGGGGCGGCGTGCCGAAGCTGTTGGCGCTGAAGATCAGCCAGTCGAGAAGCGGCGGGATCGCCTTGAACAGCAGCCAGGCGATCAGGATGGTCAGGAGCGCGTTGTACCAGGTGTTGAACAGGTTGTTGCGCAGCCACGCCACGGGGCCGACGGTGTTGGACGGCGGACGCTCGTCGGGGATGCTTCCGGTAGGGACGTTGCCGGTATGGACGTTGTCTGTCATGGCCGTCAGCGCTCCACCAGCGCGATGCGCTTGTTGTACCAGTTCATGAAGATCGAGATGCCCAGGCTGATGACCAGATAGGTGCCCATGATCATCGCCACGCCCTCGATCGCCTGACCGGTCTGGTTCAGCGTCGTGTTGGCGATCGACACCAGATCCGGGTACCCGATGGCGAGCGCCAGAGAACTGTTCTTGGTCAGGTTCAGATACTGGCTGGTCAGCGGCGGCACGATCACCCGTAGCGCCTGCGGCAGGACGACGAGCCGCAGCGTCTTGCCGCTGTCGATGCCCAGCGCCCTTGCGGCTTCCGTCTGGCCCCAATTGACCGCCAGGATGCCGCTGCGCACCACCTCGGCGATGAAGGCCGCGGTGTAGACGACCAGCCCGACCAGGATCGCGAAGAACTCCGGAGTGAGGACCACACCGCCGACGAAGTTGAAGCCCTGCAGCTTCGGCACGTCCAGCGCCGTCGGCGCGCCGCCGGCGA
It contains:
- a CDS encoding amino acid ABC transporter permease, whose protein sequence is MTDNVHTGNVPTGSIPDERPPSNTVGPVAWLRNNLFNTWYNALLTILIAWLLFKAIPPLLDWLIFSANSFGTPPQVCRQEGGACWTFVSEKLRFVMFGTFPYDEQWRPLITIVIIIALVLASCDRRFWKPWLALVWIAGLTAVGVLMWGGVLGLTYVENTLWGGLPLTLMLSVVGLSVAFPASVLLALGRRSQLPAIRVISVTYIELIRGVPLISLLFMASVMFPLFLPTGVNFDKLLRAQIAFIMFAAAYMAEAIRGGLQAIPKGQYEAADALGLNYWQAMGKIILPQALAISIPPLVNTFISFFKDTSLVIIIGLYDLLGTAKAALSDPAWRGFYREAYLFIGVIYWVFCYSMSKYSQKLERDLRRGHRR